Sequence from the Helianthus annuus cultivar XRQ/B chromosome 13, HanXRQr2.0-SUNRISE, whole genome shotgun sequence genome:
GCATCGTGCATTTTCTCTTTTGGGTTGGTAAAGATTTTGGTGTTGACGTCATCTTTCGTTGGGTGGCTTTCGAGTGGAGGGAGGGGTGAAGAGGGATGGCGAGATGGGACCACACCGCCATCTGCGAGGGTGGCATAGTAACGAGCCAAAGCACGAGCCGAGAAGTGTCCATTGCCAGCAGGTTGTATGGAACGACGGGCATTGAGAGTATTCATTAATGGAATAAGGGTTGAAACCATGTTGAATGTGTATGAGGAAGGCCAGGAGCCCGAGTACAAGCTGGATTTATAGATATCGTGTTCTGGGTCAAACAGGATGAGATCATCTCTATCTATTGTTAGAGTCGCAAGACGAGATTCGACACCAGGCGGAATCCCTATGTAGAACTCGCCTTCAATGCCAAGTGGGCGTACAATAGCCTCCTCAAGAATATCCTGAAACTTCTTGCCGGTTGCATGCTGCACATTCAAAAACTAAAGTTAAACATCAAGCTTTTGAACCGTAAAGGTCACGCGTTCAGATTCCATATGTGGTTCATGGAACTTACCTCAATGATCCCACCACAAAGCCATCCATATGATAGATAATGATATAACTGTACACGCCCAGGTTCGATCTCGGGTGCGACAGTAGCAATGCGCTTTAGACACTCATCAAAATCACAAAACAGCTTATGATCATTTTCAGAAATGCCAGCAAGAGCATTGTGTAAGCCAGCTGTATGATTAAGTACATGATTAACCTGAGGGATCAAAAAGGAATGGTAATTAGTTAATTTTAATTAACCTTTTGAAATAGGATTTTGATTCTTTACTAGTATAGAGCTGAATAAGTGATGTATGATTTCCGAAAGGGAAAAAACAAATTAAAGATTGTCCCTAATCACTTATGTTTGTTTTACTGGGATAGCTAAAACATGTGTGGTCCTTTTGGATCTAGGCTGCCACTTATCGGCTCCTGGACCGCTTGTTATTGAGCCTTCGGGGAAGATACCTTCTGTCAAAGAAGGAAGAGGACGAATCTAATCGGATGAAGCACAAAAGAATTGAGATCAAGAGAACCTGCCACAACCCCGGTCCAGTTTACAACCCACAACACGCATCAGTTAAGAAGACAGGAACTAAAAGAATTGAGATCAAGAGAACCTGCCTTTATTTGATCTTTTCCATTTGTACCGAACCCTGGCCAAATATGTGCAACGTTTTCGTCAAGCTTCAGTTTCCTAAGATGAAAATACATATTATATTAATCACCAAACAGCAAAACTAGTTAAACAAAAGTCGCCAGAATTGTATGTTAATTAATGCAAACAACCACTAAAGATTTTATTCATAAAGTCAAATTGCTATTATATAGTTTTTATATCATCTGTAACGTGTTAGTGATTATAAACGCACCCTTTATCAGCCAGCCAGTGTATCATTCCGGCTGTGACACCCTTAGTTACAGAGAAAACCGGAAATAAGCTGTCAGGCTGAACCGGACGAGGATCCTCTTTTCCCAGGAATCCAGCTGCAGTATCAATTATCACTTTCCCGTCTTTGTACGCACAAACCTAACACATACAATAACACAAAATGAAAATAAATGGTCATTGATAGTAAAAACTAGCATTAGCGACGTGGAAAATCTGTCGGAAAAAGCGCAAAAGTTTCGTTACTGAATTTCTAGTCGCATTATCTAGTATTGAAATCACACCTGGATTCCAAGTATTCTATCAGTAGTATTCTTCAATTCAACCAAGAAATGTCTCAGCTTTGCCTCAACTTCAGAATTGACTGGACTGTCATATAACCAGCTACTTTTTGAAGCAGCGGATACGTTATTCATGTTGCTGAAAGAAATTTGAAGTTATAAGCTATCGTTTATTAAAACTGTTTATCTGCTGTTGGATTTTGAACACGGGTTTTAGACTTTCTTAACAAAAACAACTTATTTCATTCAAAAATGATCAGTTTGAGCAATTATATAGACGTGCATCAAAAGGCGATAAACAGAAAGCAATCCTAGACAACCCGATTCAGATAGAGGTGTCAGGACGATACTACTAGCATTTGATCATCAAGGATGAAAAGTTTAAAAGAGTACGAGAACAACCCTTTCTGGATATGATACCGATCAACCGCTGACTGTGTAAGGAAATCTTGTATGGTTTATCATCTTATTTGAGACTATTTATGCACCAGCAGGATGGTTAGGTGGGTGGGCTAGGGATATCCCTGAATTAATATACATTTGTTTGTTATCTCTACATATTGTCATCTTATATATGTGTATTATTGTTTTGGCGATACCAGAAATGGAATCTTGTTTTGGTCTGTATAAGACTTTGACAATAAGCATCAACCAATAGTTAGAAACTGATGTTTTTGAATAATGGAACTTGAATTTATGACATCAGATATTTTCaggggcgaagtatagaaggggccGGGGGGCGCCCGACCCCAGAACTTTTCGCTccgtagtgttatatatgtagttttcgtatagaaatttttgggtatatacgttttcgacccctccggttctatagaaatttttgggtatatacgttttcgacaccccccccccctccccggtcattcgggtcaagcttcgctACTGGATATGTTAGTAACTTCATAGAAATTAATATAGGAACATAGTGTGGGGTTAGTGTAAAAAGGGGtggttttgtgagaagtgtaagagGTGTTTTAAACCCTTAGATCTTGTATCTTCGAAGAACATACGAAGAACACATACTGGTCTGTAGGTTCAAAGCACCATGAATGCAGGTTTAAAATTCCACACAATAGATTTTCCACAAAACAAAAAAGAAACAATATTACAATGATGATGATAACTTCTTGCGATCTTGAAGATTTATGCGAGATGACAAATAAATCACAAATTCTTAAAGGAACTTTAAAAAAACAATTCGAAATCCTAAAATAACTCTCAGGAGGCAGTTATGTGAatatttatcatttaattgaACTATTAAGTAAATTACTTTTTTACCCTTTTAAATTAATATAACTCAAGGACACATGTCAGCCAAACAATATTTCTCACACTCAAGCccctttttacaggatcctcaaTATAGGACGATAAACCAAAATGATCAATGAACTATTTGACGGGTTTATGCTCGTATTTAATGAAATTtttattcatttaattaaacaGGCGGACATGCCACGCATCCCGTTCGTATACCTACATATGTGAAcattcatttatgttcatttGCGTTTGTGAATTTGCATCCATTTGTTATATCAATCCGTTCTTTATGACGTGTGGTCGAGTGTGTATGATTTTTATTACATTTTTTTACTCttttatcaagttttaaatttataaaacacgatataacactatcactctctacaacacgctagggcaagtgcgtcgatcgttggcgtagtatagtgatggtaagataccgaggtcgtccaaggacacaagagcttttactACCGGAATGTTGTCGACGTCCAATCTAATCAAATTTTGAGGAAACATTTTTAATAagtaaaataaagaaactaaataaataaagaaacaaatagaaaagatagaatcacttggctccgactcatcttttatgtatcatttgatgatttccacactttgggttttttaagagattatcttagttatagtgtcatatccctcttttggaggcaacgctaccctcaacCATATTGTTCTGAGTCAGCGgtgatacagtcccgcaaggctggaatattgaaagataattaagtaagttattaatgcaaaatgtggcatgtccctcttttggaggcaacgctaccctcaggcatattggtctgagtcaatggggatacagtcccgcaaggccggtttaaagttttaatagtaattTGTTTATAAGGGACTCAAgtcgttcttacttcccccgatttgatgttatttgcctcaaaggaagtcctactaagcttgaatcaagtcctaCCAAGAtttatacactgaacgagacaagaactttacccataccatccttctaacccccttccaggcagttaacgtgctttatatagaccgtaaagacacgaatgtgTGAATCAACGAAACATGAAGAGATAAtagaataaagttcactttcaataaaactagttattaaagtcattaatacatacccaattaaaaagttaaccaaagaatcgaaatcaaaagtaatacataaatgacttgtcttcaccaagtgatgtaagagattagccaagcatgacctttgtttgataaaaactcttacaatcaatcttggatcccaagagtACTACACACTTTAGAGATGGATTGTGAGAACGTGTTTGGATCGATTCTAATGCACTTGAATTCTCAATTGATTACGTAGATCTCGtatcttgtgcggaatccaagtacGAAAGTGGATTGAACAAGAACAAGCTAATTATAATATGATTTCTATTGATTGATTTATATGTACAAAACCATGATATCACTTAGACAGAGTTTCCCCACTCAAGTCCACAAGCATGTCACAATGGGCAAGACACTACCACTATATAAAGAGGTTGTCCATCCACGCAAACCACTAACACGAACCCACGCAGGTTTGTGCGAACCTGCAACTGCGGACTAACAAAGATATGCGTGAATGGACTTGaaacataaaccctaattctacGCATCAGTCCGTGCGGACCAACTAGGTTCATTCGCGCGGATTGACATGTTCATGTATGT
This genomic interval carries:
- the LOC110898956 gene encoding beta-lactamase domain-containing protein 2, whose amino-acid sequence is MNNVSAASKSSWLYDSPVNSEVEAKLRHFLVELKNTTDRILGIQVCAYKDGKVIIDTAAGFLGKEDPRPVQPDSLFPVFSVTKGVTAGMIHWLADKGKLKLDENVAHIWPGFGTNGKDQIKVNHVLNHTAGLHNALAGISENDHKLFCDFDECLKRIATVAPEIEPGRVQLYHYLSYGWLCGGIIEHATGKKFQDILEEAIVRPLGIEGEFYIGIPPGVESRLATLTIDRDDLILFDPEHDIYKSSLYSGSWPSSYTFNMVSTLIPLMNTLNARRSIQPAGNGHFSARALARYYATLADGGVVPSRHPSSPLPPLESHPTKDDVNTKIFTNPKEKMHDAFYGSGDYKDLSLPNSGFGLGFVRLNTTGGSLIGVGHMGLGGSTGHCDINNRFAIAVTVNKLSLGALTGEIIKFVCSELDLPIPQLYDLLSVK